The nucleotide sequence TGGTTCGTATTACCTCCCGTAATGGAATGGTATTACAAACAGCAACACATTCACTACAAGCCGTTGCCCCCCTTACGTGAAGACTGCACACAAAGCAATCTGCAAAGAGGCTTAGATTTTGTTTACCCCAAACACCAAAGTGTACTCTACACCACTAAAACTTTTGGGGGCGAGCAACAACCCTTTACAGCGAAAGCTGCCAATCGCGAAGGCAAGGTTTTTTGGTATTTAGACGATACTTTTCTCGGCACCACCGAAACCTTTCACGAAATGAATATCTTTGCCCCCAAAGGTAATCACACCCTGCGTATCATCAACGAAAAAGGCGAAGAAAGAGCCATTACCATCATATGCCGATAACCCAATTTACCTATTTGCTAATTTGCTAATTTATCAATTTACCAATTTATATCCGTCTTCCGCTAATTGTCTGTTGTTCTAGGACCTTTGGCAAAGTTAAATATATTAAACCTTCCCGCCACTAATTTCCCCTTTGAAGATAACCAGCAACAGCTGAGTATGTGCACCGCGAGAGCGAAGTATATGAAAAGAGAATGTTTATACAACAATAATGACCGTCGCTTCTCCCCTATTGCCTAAGGCCTATGGCCTAGCACCTATTCCTTTTTCTTTCGCCTCGAAACCCTGTTTTTAACATTTTTTACACTGTTGTATCATATTATTAATCAACCTTTTATATACCCTTCCTATACCAATCGTCCAAGATTCGTATAAGCTTCCTATAAGCTCTCTATAAGCTACCCCCACCCTTCTTACACCCTTTTTTCTGTAAAAAACTTACCTCCCCTCTTCCGAACTTCTCCGTTTCCTTCCGAACCCCTCAACCCTCTACATTTGCTAATCTGCTAATTTAACAGCCCGTGTGGCTCACACTGCCTGTGTGGCTCGCACCTTTGGCAAAGTTAATCTCTTCTAGTTCAAGCTTGTAACTAGTACCCCATTTGCTAATTTGCTAATTCTCTCATTTTCTAATTTGCTAATTCTTTAATTATTTGTACTTTTGCACTACTCAATCGACAATTTGAACTAATGATTACACAATTACAAGGAAAACTCGTAGAAAAGAACTCTACTCACGTAGTAATCGACTGCCACGGGGTGGGCTATTTTGTAAATATCAGTCTGAATACTTATTCAGCGCTCCCCGAAGGAGAAGCCATTAAGCTATACACCTATTTGCAAATAAAAGAAGATGCCCATACACTCTATGGTTTCCTCACCAAAGCCGAACGCGAAGTGTTTGTATTGCTTCTTTCGGTATCGGGAGTAGGTGCTAGCACTGCCCGTACGATGCTCTCAGCACTTACCGCTGCACAAGTGCGCAATGCTATTATCAATGGCGATGTAGCTACCATTCAAGCAGTAAAAGGTATAGGTGCTAAAACAGCCCAACGCGTAGTACTCGACCTCAAAGACAAGATGCTCAAGCTTCAAGACTTTGAAGAGGTGCCAATGAACGCTGTAAGTACCCATAAAGAAGAAGCGCTTGCCGCCTTAGAAGTATTGGGCTTTATGCGCAAACAAGCCGAAAAAGTAGTCGATATCATTATCAAATCAAGCAGCGAAGAGCTTTCAGTAGAAGAAATTATCAAGCAAGCCCTCAAACGCTTGTAAATTTAACAGTAAAAACTATGAATACAACCATTCTCAAAGTAGACAATAGCAGTGAAATGGCTTTAGCTTTTTTAGAATATGTAAAGTCTTTGCCATTTGTAAAAGTAGAAGTGCCTAAGAGCAAGAAAGAAACATCAGCTTCCTCTATGGAAATATTAGAAGAAGATGAAGACGGTATTCCTATTGCACATCGCGATTTTATAATGGAACTATCACAAGATGTAAAAAAAGGTTTTGCCAAACGATATTTCAAGACTATGAAGAAAAAATATGCTGAAAAATGATAGTAATAACTGATAGCAATATATTTTTTAGCGCACTTATTTCTCCTGATGGAGTCGTAGCAAAAGTTCTTAACGAAAAGAAAAAGATACAATTCTTGGTGCCGGAATATTTATTAGATGAAGTAGAAGAACACTTGCCTCGACTCTCAAAGTTTTTGAATAAAACAAAGAAAGAGGTTAAAAAGGAGTTGGCTAATCTTTTAGAAGGGGTAAAAATCCTTTCAATGAAAAATATTTCAAAAGAGAATGACAAAAAAGCTCAGGAGATAGTAGCTGATATAGATATTGATGATGCTCCTTTTATAGCCTTTCATTTGCAATATAAACACAAAATATGGTCGGGTGATAAGCAACTCAGAAAAGGACTTACTGCAAAAGGGTATGGACATTTTTTTGTAACACTCGAAGAACTCAAACAAAGAATTTACAAAAAGTAACACTTTTTACCGCAATTTCGTCATCCGTAATTTGTCATTCGTAATTATTTTCGTATCTTTGCCCGCTAATTGATTGGTAAAATGAAATACATCTTATATATACTCTTGGCTTTCACTGCTATAAGTTGCGGTATCTACAACTTTACAGGAGGAAGTACAGGCGATGCAAAGACTTTTCAAGTAAACTTCTTTCGCAACGATGCTCCCTTGGTAGAACCTGGCCTCGACCGCGATTTTACCATCGCCCTACAAGATTTGATTAACAACCAAACCAACCTCAGCCTTACCGACCGCAATGGCGACCTTGTGTACGAAGGCGAAATCGTAGAGTTTAACATTACCCCTATGACGGCTACTGCAGGACAAACCGCTGCCCAAAACCGTGTAACCATAGGCGTAAATGTGCGCTTTACTAATCATAAAGAAGATAAAAAAGACTTTGAAAAACGCTTTTCTTTTTACTATGATTATCCTGCTGCTACACAATTCAACTCGGTAAAAGGCGAAGCTATCCCACAGATATTCGAGCGTATCACCCAAGATATTTTCAACGCCTCATTGGCAGATTGGTAGCAATCAGGTAAAGATAAAGGTAAGATTGACAGTAAAACAATTCATAGAGATTATTAGGCATCCCTACACTATTAACGATGATCAAGTATATGAACTCGACGAGATAGTGAAGGAATATCCTTATTTCCAAGCGGCAAGGGTGTTACAACTCAAAATATTGCATTCTGAAGGAAACTACAAGTACAACAAAGCCTTAAAACTCGCTGCGGTACACGTAACTGACCGCTCAGTATTGTTTGACTTTATTAATTCTAAAAGTATTATCCCTGATTTCTCAGCCCTGCGCCGTGATTTTGAACGTATTCGCAAAGCGAGAGAACGCAAAGAAGCCGAAGAAACTGAGAATACACCTCCTAAGGTAAGTTACATCGACCACGAACCGCGCTTGTATCGCCCTAATGTACCCGAATCTATTTTTGAAGAACCTATTTTCCCCGAAGATTTGGTAAATCACCAAGAGTTAGCCGATGCTTTTGAACCTAAAAAAGAAGAAAAACCTAAAACTGATACCGACAATATCTCTCAATGGTTAGAAAACATCTCCGATGACCATACCGAAGTATCTTATAAAGACGACAAGGTAGCCGAAAAGTTCAAACTCATTGATAAGTTTTTGGAAAACAATCCTAAGATTGAAGCCTCCAAAGACTATGTATCCAACGTAAATTTAGCCGATGATGTAAACTCAGACCCTAAACAATTAATGACCGAAACATTGGCACAAGTATATGTAAATCAGCGCAAATTTAAGCAAGCTATACAAGCGTATGAAATATTAATTTTGAAAAATCCAGAAAAAAGTGCTTACTTTGCAGCCCAAATAGAAAATATCAAAAAACTACAACAAAATAATTTATTTTAATTTATAGAGAAATGACTACATTCAACATCTTTTTAGTGCTTATCGTGGTAGTATGTTTGCTACTCGCTTTAGTAATTATGGTACAAAATCCTAAAGGAGGCGGACTCTCTTCTACTTTCGGTGGCAATACACAAGTAGTAGGTGGTGTGAAAAAAACAGGCGACTTCCTCGAACGCAGTACTTGGACGTTTGCTACTGCTTTAGGAGTGCTTATTCTTATCGCCAACACCTTACTACAAAGCAATACCGGTGTAAATGCCGATTCTAAACTGCTCGATGGCAATACACCTGCTGCCCCTATAGAAAACCCTCTTAACCAACAAGCACCTGCCAACAATGCTACCCAAATGCCTGCTACTCCTGCCACATCTTCTAATACAGGTAACTAAACTGACAAAAAGTCAGTTTTTACAGATTGGCATACTTTCTGAAATATCCTCTTCGATTTTTTATAAAAGGAATTAAAATACTTGAATGAAAAGGTTAGATAACATCCCCACATCCCCCTTTTCGAAGGGGGCGCGGGGGATGTAATTTCCTAACACCTAATTCCTTTTTTCTAAGCAAACAAATAACTAAAAACTAAACAAATAATGGCAAAATTGAATATTAAACCTTTAGCTGATAGAGTAGTGATTGAGCCCGCAGTGGCCGAAACTACTACCGCATCAGGTATTATCATCCCTGATACTGCAAAAGAAAAACCTCAAAAAGGTACGGTTGTAGCCGTTGGAGCAGGTACTAAAGATAACCCTGTAACCCTAAAAGTAGGCGATACAGTACTCTATGGCAAATATGCCGGTACTGAACTAAAATTAGAAGGTAAAGACTACCTTATTATGCGTGAAAACGACGTATTAGCAGTTATCTAAACATAAAAACTAAAAACTAAAGAAATGGCAAAAGATATTAAATTTGATATAGACGCCCGCGAAGGTTTAAAACGTGGCGTTGATGCATTAGCAAATGCAGTAAAAGTAACATTAGGCCCTCGTGGTCGTAATGTAATTATTAGCAAATCATTTGGTTCACCACAAGTAACCAAAGACGGGGTAACCGTTGCTAAGGAAATAGAACTAGAAGACGCTCTCGAAAATATGGGCGCTCAAATGGTGAAAGAAGTAGCTTCTAAAACCAATGACCTCGCAGGCGATGGTACCACTACCGCTACTGTATTAGCACAAGCTATCGTAAAAGAAGGTCTTAAAAACGTAGCTTCTGGTGCTAACCCAATGGATTTAAAACGTGGTATTGATAAAGCCGTAGCAAAAATCGTAGAACACTTGGCTAAACAAGCTAAAGAAGTAGGCTCTTCTTCTGAAAAAATCAAACAAGTAGCCTCTATCTCTGCTAACAACGACGATACTATTGGCGAACTTATCGCTCAAGCATTCGAGAAAGTAGGTAAAGAAGGGGTTATCACCGTAGAAGAAGCAAAAGGTACAGATACTTACGTAGATGTAGTAGAAGGTATGCAGTTCGACCGCGGTTACCTTTCTCCTTACTTCGTAACCGATTCTGAAAAGATGGTTGCAGAACTCGACCACCCTTATATCTTGTTGTACGACAAGAAAATCTCTACTATGAAGGACTTGCTTCCTGTATTAGAGCCTGTAGCTCAATCTGGCAAACCTCTTTTGATTATCGCTGAAGATATCGATGGTGAAGCATTAGCTACCTTAGTAGTAAACAAATTGCGCGGTACCCTTCGCATCGCTGCTGTAAAAGCTCCTGGTTTTGGTGACCGTCGTAAAGCAATGCTCGAAGATATCGCTATCCTTACTGGTGGTACTGTAATTGCCGAAGAAAGAGGCTTTACCCTTGAAAACGCTACTATCGATATGCTTGGTACTGCCGAAAGAGTAAGTATCGACAAAGATAACACCACTATTGTAAATGGTGCTGGAAAATCTGATAATATCAAAGCGCGTGTAGCACAAATCAAAGCACAAATCGAAAACACCTCTTCTGATTATGACCGTGAAAAACTACAAGAGCGTTTAGCTAAACTCTCTGGTGGGGTAGCAGTGCTTTACATAGGTGCTGCTTCGGAAGTGGAAATGAAAGAGAAAAAAGACCGTGTAGATGATGCCCTTCACGCTACTCGTGCAGCTGTTGAAGAAGGTATCGTAGCAGGAGGTGGTATAGCGCTTATTCGTGCTAAAAATGTTTTAGGAAAACTAAAACCTCTCAATGCCGACGAAGAAACAGGTATTAAAATTATCCTCAAAGCATTGGAAGCTCCTTTGCGCACTATCGTAGAAAACGCAGGTGTTGAAGGTTCTGTAATCGTAGCTCGTGTACTCGAGGCTTCAAGAGATGCTTACGGATACAATGCCAAAACAGGTACTTATACCGATATGTTTAAAGCAGGTATCATCGACCCTAAAAAGGTAACCCGTGTAGCCCTTGAAAATGCTGCCTCAGTAGCTGGTATGATTCTCACTACCGAATGTGCTTTGGTAGACATCAAAGACGATAAAGCAGCTGCAATGCCTCCAATGGGTGGTGGAATGCCAGGAATGATGTAATCGTAAATTCATAGCATTATTATCATATTTTATTAACACGAAAATCAGGGAGAGTTTACAATGAAACTCTCCCTGATTTTTTACACCCAAAAACTATATTAACTCTTTGAAATGTGAAAGAAATGTAAATGATTTGTAAATAAAACGTTAAAAAACAGGGTGAAAATGCGAAAAGCATATATTTTATTACTAAAAATGATTGTACAAATAAAAAAAAGTCGTATATTTGCCCCGAATTTTAAAACACAAGTAATAAACATTTTTTTATATGAAAAAAACCTTATTAAGTATTGCAGCTGTCGTTGCAGTGATAACAAGTGCTAACGCACAAGATATGCTAAGTAAGAGCAAATTTTTTGACAATTGGCAAGTAGGTGTTAAAGCTGGAGGTTTCTCTTATACTCAGCGTGAAGCTTTCTTTAAAAACACCCGTGCCACTTTTGGAGCTGAGATTGGTAAACAAATCTCTCCTGCTTTCCGTTTAGGCGTTGAAGGTATGGCGTATGTTCGTCCAGTAGACCTTGACAATGATGTAGATGCAGGTAACTTTATAGACAATACCAATGTAAGCTTGGTAGGTACTGTAAACTTGAGCAACCTTATTGCTGGTTACAAAGGAACTCCTCGTTTCTTCGAAGTAGAAGGTTTTGCAGGAATTGGTTGGTTCCACAGATATGTACAAGACATCGCTCCTAACTATAGAGAAAACTACAGAAGCAACAGTATGTCTGCTCAGTTTGGTTCTAACTTATTGTTCAATTTAGGCGAAAGCAAAGCGTGGGGAGTTAAATTAAGTCCTGCTATTGTTTATGCAGTAGATACACCTACTGAGAAAAGTTCAGTAAACAGCTTAAACAGCTTGAACTCTTTCATTCAAGCTACTGTTGGTGTGGTTTACCGTTTCAAAGGAAGCAATGGTGCTCACCACTTCACTACAGCTACTCAAAATCCTGACAATAGCGCAGAATTGGGTAGACTTCGTGATGAGTTGAACAGCAAAAATAAAGAATTGTCTGACTGCCAAAGACAAGTTAATAAATTGCAAGATGACTTAGAAGCAGCTCGCAACAAGAAACCAGAAGTAGTAGAAAAAGTAGTTACTAAAAACAAGAAAACTTTGGAATCAGTAGTTACTTTCCGTGTAGCTAAAAGTACTATCGATGCATCTCAATTGCCTAACGTAGAACGTATCGCTTCTTACCTTAACAAATATAGGAATGCTAAAGTTAGTATCAAAGGTTATGCTTCACCAGAAGGAAACTTAGAAAAGAACAAACAATTAGCTACCGCTCGTGCTGAAGCTGTTAAAAATCTTTTAGTTAAACGTTACAAAATCTCAGCTGATAGAATCCAAGCTGAAGGTAATGGTATCGGTGATATGTTCAGTGAACCAGATTGGAACCGTGTAAGTATCGCTAATATCGTAGAGTAATCAAATACCCTACAAAATAAGAACTTACAAATAAAAATTAAGGAAAAAGGCTATCCTAATTAGGATAGCCTTTTTTATTTTCTATTACGTGAGTTTGACTCAAATTAAAAGAGGCAAGGTCAATGCTGAAAAAATGTTAATCTCTTTTAAAACCCCGCAATTTTTTTAAAGTTTAGAAAGTAGAATACTCGACAGTCTTTTTTAGTATGAAAAACGTTAAAACATTATTTATCAGTAAAATATTAGAAAGAGCTTTGTTATCTTTTAATTGAAGTTTAACCGAAGGTAGAGCGAAGCTAAGGCGAACCTAAGACGAATCTAAGACGAAGGAAAGGTGTTAGAATATTGGATATCAATAGGTAAAAAGCCCTTATAACTTTATTGAAGAAAAAGTGTTAAAATAGCGTTTTTAACATATAAAAAGCAATGTTACTACTTTCTTTTTACGGTGAGCTCGGTATAATAAAACATCAAATAATTAAAAAAATCCCATAGATTGTACAGATTTCACAAATCTACGAGGTCTGTAGGGCGGATTTAGTAGCTAAAGAAATGAGACTTGTACGGATTGCGACACAAAAGGAATATCAATTTTACCAAAGTTTAAAACTTTGGCAAAGTATTGGACGCAAAAACGACCCAAAAATAATGTCTAGTAATAAAAAATAAAAAGGCTGTCTGCTAAAAAGCAGACAGCCTTTTTTTGTGATAGCACAACAGGCTTTTAATATTCGCCAGTAGGCTCTACAAATATCTCTTCTTTTTCTTTATGACCACTTATACTCTCTTGTATCGCTTGGAAGAATACAAAGAATACCGGAATCACAACAAGTCCGAAAAAAGTACCAATAAGCTGACCAATAGCAGCTCCCGTAGCTACTGAACGGTTTCCTGCTGCTCCTACGCCTGAAGCAAATACTAATGGCATCAGACCAACGATGAAGGCAAAGGAAGTCATCAAAATCGGACGCAAACGCGCCATTGCGGCATTGATAGCTGCTTTAGAGAGGCTTTCTCCCATACGACGGCGTTGCACAGCAAATTCTACAATCAAAATCGCGTTTTTAGCTAAGAGTCCCATCAGCATAATGAGAGAGATTTGGAAATAGATATTATTCTCCAACCCAAAAAACCATTGTCCTAAATACGCTCCAAAGATACCAAAAGGCAATGAGAAGAGCACTGATAGAGGCAATAGGTAACTCTCGTACTGTGCCGAGAGAATAAAATAGGTAAACACCAAACTGAGCAAGAAGATGAGAATGGTTTGTGAACCGGCATTCTGCTCTTCACGCGTTAAGCCCGTATAGTCGATTCCATAATTATTATTGAGGGTTTGGGCAGCCACCTCTTGCACCGCAGTAAGGGCATCACCTGTACTATAAGGAGGGTTGTTCTGAGCCGAAATAGACACCGAGGTAAAGAGGTTATAACGACTGAGCGATTGCGGACCGAAAGTACGTGTAAGAGTTACAAACTCGGTAATAGGAGCCATTGTTCCACTACCTGTTTTCACGAATAAGCTATTGAGGCTATTGAGGTCTTTACGCGCTTCGGGCAACGATTGTACCATTACACGGTATTGCTTTCCATAAAGGGTAAAGTCGGTTGCGTAGAAGCCTCCTATATAATTCTGTAAGGTCGATAGAATAGTACTCACTGTAATACCTGACTGCATAGCGCGTTCTACATTAATA is from Capnocytophaga ochracea DSM 7271 and encodes:
- a CDS encoding PIN domain nuclease; amino-acid sequence: MIVITDSNIFFSALISPDGVVAKVLNEKKKIQFLVPEYLLDEVEEHLPRLSKFLNKTKKEVKKELANLLEGVKILSMKNISKENDKKAQEIVADIDIDDAPFIAFHLQYKHKIWSGDKQLRKGLTAKGYGHFFVTLEELKQRIYKK
- a CDS encoding OmpA family protein produces the protein MKKTLLSIAAVVAVITSANAQDMLSKSKFFDNWQVGVKAGGFSYTQREAFFKNTRATFGAEIGKQISPAFRLGVEGMAYVRPVDLDNDVDAGNFIDNTNVSLVGTVNLSNLIAGYKGTPRFFEVEGFAGIGWFHRYVQDIAPNYRENYRSNSMSAQFGSNLLFNLGESKAWGVKLSPAIVYAVDTPTEKSSVNSLNSLNSFIQATVGVVYRFKGSNGAHHFTTATQNPDNSAELGRLRDELNSKNKELSDCQRQVNKLQDDLEAARNKKPEVVEKVVTKNKKTLESVVTFRVAKSTIDASQLPNVERIASYLNKYRNAKVSIKGYASPEGNLEKNKQLATARAEAVKNLLVKRYKISADRIQAEGNGIGDMFSEPDWNRVSIANIVE
- a CDS encoding LptE family protein; this translates as MKYILYILLAFTAISCGIYNFTGGSTGDAKTFQVNFFRNDAPLVEPGLDRDFTIALQDLINNQTNLSLTDRNGDLVYEGEIVEFNITPMTATAGQTAAQNRVTIGVNVRFTNHKEDKKDFEKRFSFYYDYPAATQFNSVKGEAIPQIFERITQDIFNASLADW
- a CDS encoding co-chaperone GroES; amino-acid sequence: MAKLNIKPLADRVVIEPAVAETTTASGIIIPDTAKEKPQKGTVVAVGAGTKDNPVTLKVGDTVLYGKYAGTELKLEGKDYLIMRENDVLAVI
- the ruvA gene encoding Holliday junction branch migration protein RuvA; amino-acid sequence: MITQLQGKLVEKNSTHVVIDCHGVGYFVNISLNTYSALPEGEAIKLYTYLQIKEDAHTLYGFLTKAEREVFVLLLSVSGVGASTARTMLSALTAAQVRNAIINGDVATIQAVKGIGAKTAQRVVLDLKDKMLKLQDFEEVPMNAVSTHKEEALAALEVLGFMRKQAEKVVDIIIKSSSEELSVEEIIKQALKRL
- the groL gene encoding chaperonin GroEL (60 kDa chaperone family; promotes refolding of misfolded polypeptides especially under stressful conditions; forms two stacked rings of heptamers to form a barrel-shaped 14mer; ends can be capped by GroES; misfolded proteins enter the barrel where they are refolded when GroES binds), translated to MAKDIKFDIDAREGLKRGVDALANAVKVTLGPRGRNVIISKSFGSPQVTKDGVTVAKEIELEDALENMGAQMVKEVASKTNDLAGDGTTTATVLAQAIVKEGLKNVASGANPMDLKRGIDKAVAKIVEHLAKQAKEVGSSSEKIKQVASISANNDDTIGELIAQAFEKVGKEGVITVEEAKGTDTYVDVVEGMQFDRGYLSPYFVTDSEKMVAELDHPYILLYDKKISTMKDLLPVLEPVAQSGKPLLIIAEDIDGEALATLVVNKLRGTLRIAAVKAPGFGDRRKAMLEDIAILTGGTVIAEERGFTLENATIDMLGTAERVSIDKDNTTIVNGAGKSDNIKARVAQIKAQIENTSSDYDREKLQERLAKLSGGVAVLYIGAASEVEMKEKKDRVDDALHATRAAVEEGIVAGGGIALIRAKNVLGKLKPLNADEETGIKIILKALEAPLRTIVENAGVEGSVIVARVLEASRDAYGYNAKTGTYTDMFKAGIIDPKKVTRVALENAASVAGMILTTECALVDIKDDKAAAMPPMGGGMPGMM
- the secG gene encoding preprotein translocase subunit SecG, translating into MTTFNIFLVLIVVVCLLLALVIMVQNPKGGGLSSTFGGNTQVVGGVKKTGDFLERSTWTFATALGVLILIANTLLQSNTGVNADSKLLDGNTPAAPIENPLNQQAPANNATQMPATPATSSNTGN